The following are encoded together in the Choristoneura fumiferana chromosome 4, NRCan_CFum_1, whole genome shotgun sequence genome:
- the LOC141427132 gene encoding uncharacterized protein encodes MDLKGLIRVRASYKSKLTQFKSYLEVVLSCESLSNLQLKEINIRLSKFEELYAYFDSTQSDIERLSEIPDDQFKERKEFEDQYYAAVAGAREVLDRHSGAAGGADSLQSAESGSRVNDSTVSVSRYMRTQQLKTHFWSRYYKEYISELQKRQKWHKDGRRLKLGEMVVVKDDRLPPNRWLLGRVTGLHPGSDGVPRVADVYTTSGTLRRAFNRLCPLPILETSVPKGEHVNAV; translated from the exons atggatCTCAAAGGCTTAATTAGAGTGCGAGCTTCGTATAAATCCAAGCTTACGCAATTCAAATCATATTTAGAAGTCGTTCTAAGTTGCGAATCACTTAGTAACCTACAACTCAAAGAAATTAATATTCGTTTGTCTAAATTCGAGGAACTTTATGCATATTTCGACAGCACGCAGTCTGACATAGAACGTCTGTCTGAAATTCCAGACGACCAGTTTAAAGAACGTAAGGAATTTGAAGATCAGTACTACGCGGCCGTCGCCGGCGCTCGAGAGGTGTTGGACAGGCACAGCGGCGCTGCGGGCGGCGCCGACAGCCTCCAGTCGGCGGAGTCAGGTTCGAGG GTCAACGACTCAACAGTCTCCGTTTCACGATACATGAGGACGCAGCAGTTAAAGACTCATTTCTGGAGTAGATACTATAAAGAGTACATTTCAGAACTCCAGAAGAGACAAAAATGGCACAAGGATGGCCGGCGCCTCAAACTTGGCGAGATGGTGGTTGTCAAGGACGACCGCCTGCCCCCCAACCGCTGGCTGCTCGGCCGCGTCACCGGCCTGCACCCTGGCTCCGACGGCGTGCCACGCGTCGCCGATGTGTACACCACCTCCGGGACTCTACGAAGAGCCTTTAATCGACTCTGCCCACTGCCGATTTTGGAAACTTCCGTTCCCAAGGGGGAGCATGTTAACGCCGTATAA